The proteins below come from a single Bdellovibrionales bacterium genomic window:
- the uvrC gene encoding excinuclease ABC subunit UvrC, protein MSQKFDELKELVKEYPTQSGVYLMKNSVDKIIYVGKAKNLRNRVRSYFTDSKDHTPKTRLLVQNINHIEYILTKTEVEAFLLEASLIKKHRPKYNIRLRDDKSYPYIRMTWNEDFPRLYLSRKVKKDGSLYFGPYTSGGAVFGTIRFLNRTFKIRDCTDAMFKSRKRPCMTHQIGRCTAPCVQYIASEDYRSEVEGALLFLKGKNKSVVKTMKAKMMQAAEEEKFEVAARLRDSIESIKSILQKQAVINDTSEKDQDAIGYFGDDRGCLIETLHVRQGRVLGTRSHFIPLLDVADVSSDPREWLVSFMNQYYEDNIIPDEVLLPTEIGSDLTKLMEAVLQERSGAKHNVVRFATDEKGRALVDMANENAKAHFEKYVSKSEEKIRGLDEIKEKFNLPVRPTRIECYDISNFQGAETVASQVVFEDGVPSKENYRRYKIKTVEGSNDFASMYEVLSRRFKHTEYDDPHLLVVDGGKGQLSQAMRILEEIGRKDIPVVGLAKARTESDFQAAEVSSTEERFFLPGRSNPVIFRNNSEALHILVGIRDEAHRFAITYHRKLRENTSLESELDFVVGLGEKRKKALLTHFKGVQELKEADPEEIAQLKGFNRVLAERVLLQLNESDEEHEDKTEE, encoded by the coding sequence ATGTCGCAGAAGTTCGACGAGCTCAAAGAGCTGGTAAAAGAATATCCTACCCAGAGCGGAGTTTATCTGATGAAAAACTCCGTGGATAAGATTATTTACGTCGGCAAGGCAAAGAATCTGCGCAATCGTGTTCGTAGTTATTTTACCGACAGCAAGGACCACACGCCGAAAACCCGCCTGCTGGTTCAGAACATCAATCACATTGAATACATTCTGACAAAGACTGAGGTCGAAGCCTTTTTGCTGGAAGCTTCGCTCATCAAAAAACATCGCCCGAAGTACAATATCCGTCTGCGTGATGACAAATCGTATCCTTATATCCGTATGACTTGGAATGAGGACTTTCCGCGTTTGTACCTGAGTCGCAAGGTCAAGAAGGACGGAAGTCTTTATTTCGGTCCCTACACGAGTGGTGGGGCCGTGTTTGGTACGATTCGTTTTTTGAATCGGACTTTTAAAATTCGTGATTGTACGGATGCGATGTTTAAGTCTCGTAAACGTCCGTGCATGACTCATCAGATTGGTCGTTGCACCGCGCCCTGTGTGCAGTACATTGCAAGCGAAGATTATCGCTCGGAAGTTGAAGGCGCGTTGTTGTTCCTGAAAGGGAAAAACAAGAGCGTCGTGAAAACGATGAAGGCCAAGATGATGCAGGCAGCGGAGGAAGAGAAGTTCGAAGTCGCGGCGAGGCTGCGTGACTCGATTGAGTCGATTAAATCTATTCTACAAAAACAAGCGGTCATTAACGATACTTCTGAGAAAGATCAGGATGCGATCGGATACTTTGGTGATGATCGCGGTTGCTTGATTGAAACTCTGCACGTGCGCCAAGGCCGGGTGCTCGGTACGCGTTCGCATTTTATTCCACTTTTGGACGTGGCTGATGTTTCGAGTGATCCGCGGGAATGGCTCGTGTCTTTCATGAATCAATATTACGAAGACAATATCATCCCTGATGAGGTTTTGCTGCCTACGGAAATCGGCTCGGATTTGACGAAGCTGATGGAAGCTGTTTTGCAGGAGCGTTCGGGCGCCAAACACAATGTCGTGCGTTTTGCGACGGACGAAAAGGGGCGTGCGCTCGTTGATATGGCAAATGAAAACGCCAAAGCACATTTTGAAAAATACGTTTCTAAATCAGAAGAAAAAATCCGCGGTCTTGATGAGATCAAGGAGAAGTTCAATCTTCCGGTGCGCCCAACCCGCATTGAGTGTTACGATATTTCGAACTTCCAAGGAGCTGAGACTGTGGCTTCGCAGGTGGTTTTCGAAGACGGTGTTCCGAGCAAAGAAAACTATCGTCGTTACAAAATTAAAACTGTGGAAGGTTCGAATGACTTTGCCTCGATGTACGAGGTCCTTAGCCGTCGCTTTAAACATACCGAGTACGATGATCCGCACTTGCTGGTGGTTGACGGTGGTAAGGGGCAGTTGTCTCAGGCCATGCGTATTCTTGAGGAGATTGGCCGTAAGGACATTCCGGTTGTGGGGCTTGCCAAGGCGCGGACCGAGTCCGATTTTCAGGCGGCAGAGGTTTCAAGCACGGAAGAGCGTTTCTTCCTCCCAGGGCGTTCGAATCCGGTGATCTTCCGTAATAACTCGGAGGCGTTGCATATTCTGGTGGGGATTCGTGACGAAGCTCATCGCTTTGCGATCACGTACCATCGTAAGCTCCGCGAGAACACAAGTCTTGAAAGCGAACTTGATTTCGTTGTGGGCCTTGGTGAAAAGCGCAAGAAGGCTCTTTTGACTCACTTTAAAGGGGTGCAAGAGCTTAAAGAGGCCGACCCAGAGGAAATTGCCCAATTGAAAGGCTTTAATAGAGTGCTTGCCGAGCGCGTTCTTTTGCAGTTGAATGAATCTGACGAAGAACACGAAGACAAGACCGAGGAATAA